One Brevibacillus choshinensis genomic window carries:
- the rplE gene encoding 50S ribosomal protein L5 has product MATRLKEKYTNEIVPGLMSKFNYSSIMQVPKVEKIIINMGVGEAVANAKSLDTAVEDLQVIAGQRPVVTRAKKSIAGFKLREGMPIGAKVTLRGERMYQFLDKLMNVSLPRVRDFRGISSKAFDGRGNYTLGLKEQLIFPEIEYDKIDKVRGMDIVIVTSAKTDEEARELLTQMGMPFRK; this is encoded by the coding sequence ATGGCAACAAGACTGAAAGAAAAGTATACCAATGAAATCGTGCCTGGCTTGATGAGCAAGTTTAACTACTCTTCCATCATGCAAGTGCCGAAAGTTGAAAAGATCATCATCAACATGGGTGTAGGCGAAGCGGTTGCTAACGCTAAATCCTTGGATACTGCAGTTGAAGACCTGCAAGTAATCGCTGGTCAACGACCTGTAGTAACACGCGCTAAGAAATCCATCGCTGGTTTCAAACTGCGTGAAGGTATGCCGATCGGTGCGAAGGTTACTCTGCGCGGCGAGCGTATGTACCAATTCCTCGACAAGCTGATGAACGTATCTCTTCCACGTGTACGTGACTTCCGTGGAATCTCTTCCAAGGCATTTGACGGCCGTGGTAACTACACACTTGGTCTGAAGGAACAACTGATCTTCCCTGAGATCGAGTACGATAAAATCGATAAAGTACGCGGTATGGACATCGTTATTGTCACTTCCGCTAAAACGGATGAGGAAGCTCGTGAACTGCTGACTCAAATGGGTATGCCATTCCGTAAATAA
- a CDS encoding type Z 30S ribosomal protein S14 codes for MAKKSMIIKQQREPKFAVRAYTRCERCGRPHSVLRKFKLCRICFRELAYKGQIPGVKKASW; via the coding sequence GTGGCAAAGAAATCAATGATCATCAAGCAACAGCGGGAGCCGAAGTTTGCAGTACGCGCGTACACTCGTTGCGAGCGTTGCGGACGTCCTCACTCCGTATTGCGCAAATTCAAACTCTGCCGTATTTGCTTCCGTGAACTTGCTTATAAAGGTCAAATTCCAGGCGTGAAAAAAGCAAGCTGGTAA
- the rpsH gene encoding 30S ribosomal protein S8, with protein MVMTDPIADMLTRIRNANMVRHEKVEIPASTIKKEIARILKEEGFIRDAEFVEDNKQGIIRVFLKYGAENERVITGLKRISKPGLRVYAKNNEVPKVLGGLGCAIISTSTGVMTDKQARQAAVGGEVLAYVW; from the coding sequence ATGGTTATGACTGATCCAATCGCAGATATGTTGACACGTATTCGTAACGCCAACATGGTTCGCCACGAGAAAGTGGAAATCCCGGCGTCCACCATCAAGAAGGAAATCGCGCGCATTCTGAAAGAAGAAGGATTCATTCGCGATGCGGAGTTTGTTGAAGACAACAAACAAGGAATCATCCGCGTATTCCTGAAGTACGGTGCTGAAAACGAGCGTGTAATCACAGGTCTGAAACGTATCTCTAAACCAGGTCTTCGTGTTTACGCAAAGAACAATGAAGTTCCTAAGGTTTTGGGTGGCCTCGGTTGCGCAATCATCTCCACATCCACTGGTGTAATGACGGACAAGCAAGCTCGTCAAGCAGCAGTTGGTGGAGAAGTACTTGCATACGTTTGGTAA
- the rplF gene encoding 50S ribosomal protein L6, whose translation MSRVGRKPIVVPAGVTLTLNGTELTVKGPKGQLVRNFHEDIKINIAENEVVVERPSDNKLHRSLHGTTRALVANMVKGVSEGFTRTLELVGVGYRAAKSGSGVTLSLGFSHPVEVTPEAGIEIEVPNQTTLVVKGINKERVGQIAAEIRALRKPEPYKGKGIKYSDEVVRRKEGKKGK comes from the coding sequence ATGTCTCGTGTCGGTAGAAAACCGATCGTGGTACCTGCAGGCGTTACCCTCACTCTGAACGGAACTGAGCTGACGGTAAAGGGCCCTAAGGGTCAACTCGTTCGTAACTTTCATGAAGATATCAAAATCAACATCGCTGAGAACGAAGTAGTAGTTGAGCGTCCTAGCGACAACAAACTGCATCGTTCCCTTCACGGTACGACTCGTGCGCTTGTTGCCAACATGGTAAAAGGCGTATCCGAAGGCTTCACTCGCACTCTGGAACTGGTCGGTGTAGGTTACCGTGCAGCTAAATCCGGATCCGGTGTAACACTTTCCCTTGGTTTCTCCCACCCAGTTGAGGTAACTCCTGAAGCGGGTATCGAAATCGAAGTGCCAAACCAAACCACTCTGGTGGTTAAAGGGATCAACAAAGAGCGCGTTGGTCAAATTGCCGCTGAAATCCGTGCACTGCGTAAACCTGAGCCATACAAAGGCAAAGGTATCAAGTACAGTGATGAAGTGGTTCGTCGTAAAGAAGGTAAAAAAGGTAAATAA
- the rplR gene encoding 50S ribosomal protein L18: protein MFTKADKNKARKKRHLRIRKRVIGSTIRPRLNVFRSSKHIYAQLIDDATGVTLVSASSLDKELGLKNGANVEAATAVGTLIAKRAQEKGATEVIFDRGGYIYHGRIKALAEAAREAGLQF from the coding sequence ATGTTTACGAAAGCTGATAAAAACAAAGCTCGGAAAAAACGTCACCTGCGCATCCGCAAACGCGTGATTGGTTCTACCATTCGCCCGCGTCTGAACGTATTCCGTTCTTCTAAGCACATCTACGCTCAACTGATTGACGATGCGACTGGAGTAACTCTGGTATCTGCATCCTCTCTGGATAAAGAGCTGGGCCTGAAAAATGGCGCAAACGTGGAAGCTGCTACAGCTGTTGGCACACTGATCGCTAAGCGTGCACAAGAAAAAGGTGCGACTGAAGTGATTTTTGACCGCGGCGGTTACATCTATCATGGACGTATTAAAGCACTGGCAGAAGCAGCTCGCGAAGCTGGTCTGCAATTCTAA
- the rpsE gene encoding 30S ribosomal protein S5 produces MRIDPSKLELEEKVVAVNRVAKTVKGGRRMSFSALVVVGDRNGHVGAGMGKAQEVPDAIRKAIDDAKKKLIRVPMRGTTVPHEVLCQFGAGKVLIKPASAGTGVIAGGPIRAVLELAGVGDVLSKSLGSNNPINMVNATLEGLGRLKTAEDVAKLRGKTVDELLG; encoded by the coding sequence ATGCGTATCGACCCTAGCAAATTAGAGCTCGAAGAAAAAGTTGTCGCCGTTAACCGCGTAGCTAAAACGGTTAAAGGTGGACGTCGCATGAGCTTTAGCGCCCTGGTTGTTGTGGGTGACCGTAACGGCCATGTAGGTGCTGGTATGGGTAAAGCCCAAGAAGTTCCAGACGCTATTCGTAAAGCGATCGACGACGCTAAGAAAAAACTGATCCGTGTACCAATGAGAGGAACTACTGTTCCGCACGAAGTACTGTGCCAATTTGGTGCTGGTAAAGTTCTCATCAAGCCTGCTTCCGCCGGTACTGGTGTAATCGCAGGTGGACCTATCCGTGCCGTTCTCGAACTGGCTGGTGTAGGTGACGTTTTGAGCAAGTCTCTTGGTTCCAACAATCCTATCAACATGGTCAACGCTACGCTGGAAGGCCTCGGCCGCCTGAAAACAGCGGAAGATGTCGCGAAATTGCGCGGTAAGACTGTTGACGAGTTGTTGGGTTAA
- the rpmD gene encoding 50S ribosomal protein L30 has translation MAKLQITLTRSLIGRPVGQQETVKALGLRKINSTVVKEDNAAIRGMVFKVKHLVDVKEV, from the coding sequence ATGGCAAAATTGCAAATCACCCTCACACGTAGCCTGATCGGACGTCCAGTAGGACAACAGGAAACAGTAAAAGCACTGGGTCTTCGCAAAATCAACTCCACTGTAGTGAAGGAAGATAACGCTGCAATCCGTGGAATGGTTTTCAAAGTGAAGCACTTGGTTGACGTGAAAGAAGTATAA
- the rplO gene encoding 50S ribosomal protein L15 gives MKLHELQPAEGSRHTRKRIGRGIGSGTGKTAGKGHKGQNARSGGGVRPGFEGGQNPLYRRLPKRGFTNISRKEYAIVSLDALNRFEEGTVVTPELLKETGVISALRDGVKVLANGELTVKLTVKAHKFSGAAAEKIAQVGGTTEVI, from the coding sequence ATGAAATTGCATGAACTGCAACCTGCAGAAGGATCCCGTCACACTCGTAAGCGCATCGGTCGCGGTATCGGTAGCGGTACTGGCAAAACTGCTGGTAAAGGTCACAAAGGTCAAAACGCTCGTTCCGGTGGCGGCGTACGCCCAGGTTTCGAGGGTGGTCAAAACCCATTGTACCGTCGTCTGCCTAAGCGTGGTTTCACTAACATCAGCCGTAAAGAATACGCGATTGTTAGCCTGGACGCGCTGAACCGTTTTGAAGAGGGTACTGTTGTAACACCTGAGCTTCTGAAAGAAACTGGTGTTATCAGTGCGCTGCGCGACGGTGTTAAGGTTCTTGCTAACGGCGAACTCACAGTGAAGCTGACTGTTAAAGCTCACAAGTTCTCCGGAGCTGCTGCTGAGAAGATCGCACAAGTCGGTGGAACAACCGAGGTGATCTAA
- the secY gene encoding preprotein translocase subunit SecY, which translates to MLASLTNIFKISDLRRKILFTLMMLVVFRIGSFVPVPNVNVELFQQNTNHLLGLLNTFSGGALKNFSIFAMGIMPYITASIIMQLLSMDVIPKLTQWSREGEVGRRKIATVTRYSTIVLGAIQSIGMTIGFNNMAPGLLKDTSIGSYALIALTLTAGTAFLMWMGEQITEKGIGNGISILIVSGIVANIPGGIETIYSTQFADPSQNVFFSIVKVVLILLVILAIIVGVIFMQQGVRKIPVQYAKRVVGRKMYGGQSTHIPLKINSAGVIPVIFSISLVIFPSTIAQFWVDQSGTGIANWIYQNFQVSAPLGMALYAILIIGFTYFYTFVQMNPVQMAENMRKNGGYIPGIRPGKNTEVYITRTLNRLTLAGALFLMLISILPFFFSKLANLPQSIYIGGTSLLIVIGVALDTMKQIESQMIKRHYQGFIK; encoded by the coding sequence ATGTTAGCGTCCTTAACTAACATTTTTAAGATTAGCGACCTGCGTCGTAAAATCCTGTTTACGCTCATGATGTTGGTAGTTTTCCGGATCGGAAGCTTTGTACCAGTTCCTAACGTAAACGTCGAGTTGTTTCAGCAGAACACAAACCATTTGCTTGGATTGTTGAACACCTTCTCGGGTGGCGCTCTGAAAAACTTCTCGATTTTTGCCATGGGTATCATGCCGTATATCACGGCGTCGATTATCATGCAGCTGTTGTCGATGGACGTGATTCCAAAGCTTACGCAATGGTCACGTGAAGGAGAGGTTGGTCGACGCAAGATCGCTACGGTTACCCGCTACAGCACAATTGTCCTCGGGGCGATTCAATCGATCGGGATGACGATTGGTTTCAACAACATGGCGCCTGGTTTGCTCAAGGATACGTCCATCGGCAGCTACGCACTCATTGCGTTGACACTGACAGCAGGTACCGCGTTCTTGATGTGGATGGGTGAACAGATTACCGAGAAAGGTATCGGTAACGGGATTTCGATCCTGATCGTATCCGGTATCGTCGCCAACATTCCAGGTGGGATTGAGACGATCTACTCGACTCAGTTTGCAGATCCATCGCAGAACGTTTTCTTCAGCATCGTCAAAGTTGTGCTTATCTTGCTGGTGATCCTCGCTATTATTGTCGGGGTTATCTTTATGCAGCAAGGTGTGCGTAAGATTCCAGTGCAATATGCCAAGCGCGTGGTTGGACGGAAAATGTACGGTGGTCAATCCACCCACATTCCACTGAAAATCAACTCTGCTGGTGTAATTCCTGTTATCTTCTCCATCTCGCTCGTAATTTTCCCGTCGACGATCGCTCAGTTCTGGGTTGATCAATCCGGAACAGGTATCGCCAACTGGATTTATCAAAACTTCCAAGTTAGTGCACCGCTTGGAATGGCGCTGTACGCCATCTTGATTATCGGGTTTACCTACTTCTATACCTTTGTACAGATGAATCCTGTGCAAATGGCAGAGAACATGAGGAAAAATGGCGGTTACATTCCTGGTATTCGACCTGGTAAAAACACTGAGGTGTACATTACTCGAACATTGAACCGCTTAACATTGGCGGGCGCTCTCTTCCTGATGCTGATTTCCATCTTGCCGTTCTTCTTCAGCAAGCTGGCAAATCTGCCGCAGTCGATTTACATCGGTGGTACTTCGCTGTTGATCGTTATCGGGGTAGCCCTGGATACGATGAAGCAGATCGAAAGCCAGATGATCAAGCGCCACTACCAAGGGTTCATCAAGTAA
- a CDS encoding adenylate kinase, translating to MNIILMGLPGAGKGTQAERIVEEFDIPHISTGDMFRAAVKNETPLGLEAKSYMDKGLLVPDEVVIGIVRERLSMSDCEKGFLLDGFPRTVPQAEALTATVKELGRDIDHVININVRRELLIERLTGRWICPVCGASYHTMFNPPKEAGVCDKDGGKLYQREDDKPEVVAQRLDVNIAQTQPLIDYYSAQKLLRDINGEQDIQVVFAEIKSLLRG from the coding sequence GTGAATATAATTCTGATGGGGCTGCCTGGAGCCGGTAAAGGTACACAGGCAGAACGAATCGTTGAAGAGTTTGACATCCCGCACATTTCGACTGGTGATATGTTTCGAGCAGCGGTCAAGAACGAGACGCCGCTCGGACTAGAGGCTAAATCCTACATGGATAAAGGTCTGCTCGTTCCCGATGAGGTTGTCATCGGGATTGTGCGGGAACGTCTGTCGATGAGCGACTGCGAAAAAGGATTCCTGTTAGATGGTTTCCCGCGCACCGTTCCGCAGGCGGAAGCGTTGACAGCTACCGTAAAGGAGCTGGGACGCGATATTGATCATGTGATCAATATCAATGTTCGTCGGGAACTCTTGATTGAACGTCTGACCGGTCGCTGGATCTGCCCAGTTTGCGGAGCTAGCTATCATACGATGTTCAACCCTCCAAAAGAGGCTGGCGTGTGTGACAAAGATGGTGGTAAGCTGTATCAGCGTGAAGACGACAAGCCGGAAGTGGTAGCACAACGTCTTGATGTCAACATTGCTCAAACACAGCCACTGATCGATTATTACTCCGCTCAAAAGCTCCTGCGAGATATCAATGGGGAACAAGATATCCAGGTAGTGTTTGCGGAAATTAAGTCTTTGCTAAGAGGGTAA
- the map gene encoding type I methionyl aminopeptidase, producing the protein MIILKSKSELEVMREAGRIVALTHQELAKAIKPGVTTKQLDEMAETFIRSMGAVPSFKGYGGFPGSICASVNEELVHGIPGKRMLQEGDIISLDIGAQFEGFHGDSAWTYPVGTISAENEKLLLVTEESLYKGLEKAVPGARLSDISHAIQVHAEAAGFTLVREYVGHGIGQNLHEDPQVPNYGPPDRGPRLKPGMVLAIEPMVNAGERYVRTLEDNWTVVTVDRKTCAHFEHTIAITEDGYEIFTRA; encoded by the coding sequence ATGATTATCCTGAAGTCGAAATCAGAACTTGAGGTTATGCGCGAAGCTGGTCGTATCGTCGCACTCACCCATCAAGAACTGGCCAAGGCGATCAAGCCTGGTGTCACGACGAAGCAACTAGACGAAATGGCCGAGACGTTTATCCGTAGCATGGGCGCAGTTCCATCATTCAAAGGCTACGGTGGCTTTCCAGGAAGTATCTGTGCTTCAGTCAATGAAGAACTCGTACACGGGATCCCAGGAAAACGGATGCTGCAAGAGGGAGACATCATTAGTTTAGACATCGGTGCCCAGTTTGAGGGCTTCCATGGAGACTCCGCTTGGACTTATCCGGTAGGCACGATTTCTGCAGAAAATGAGAAGCTCTTGCTGGTGACAGAAGAGTCTTTGTACAAGGGGCTTGAAAAGGCTGTGCCGGGTGCAAGACTGTCTGATATCTCGCATGCGATTCAGGTTCATGCAGAAGCTGCCGGCTTCACTCTCGTTCGCGAGTATGTGGGGCATGGGATTGGGCAAAACTTGCACGAAGATCCGCAGGTTCCAAATTACGGACCTCCTGATCGGGGTCCACGATTGAAACCAGGCATGGTGTTGGCAATTGAGCCAATGGTAAATGCCGGCGAACGTTATGTCCGCACATTGGAGGACAATTGGACGGTAGTAACAGTGGATCGGAAAACATGTGCTCATTTTGAACACACCATCGCGATTACGGAAGATGGCTATGAGATTTTTACACGGGCGTAA
- the infA gene encoding translation initiation factor IF-1: MAKDDVIEVEGTVIEPLPNAMFRVELENGHKILAHVSGKIRMHFIRILPGDKVTVELSPYDLTRGRITYRYK, from the coding sequence ATGGCAAAAGATGATGTAATTGAGGTGGAAGGTACGGTAATCGAACCTTTGCCGAATGCTATGTTTCGGGTAGAATTAGAGAATGGACATAAGATCCTTGCTCACGTCTCCGGAAAAATCCGCATGCACTTTATCCGTATCCTGCCTGGGGATAAAGTAACTGTTGAACTGTCGCCGTACGACTTAACCCGCGGACGTATTACGTACCGCTATAAATAG
- the rpmJ gene encoding 50S ribosomal protein L36, whose translation MKVRPSVKPICEKCKVIRRKGNVMVICENPKHKQKQG comes from the coding sequence ATGAAAGTGAGACCTTCGGTTAAACCGATCTGCGAGAAATGCAAGGTTATCCGTCGTAAAGGTAACGTAATGGTTATTTGTGAAAATCCTAAGCATAAGCAAAAACAAGGGTAA
- the rpsM gene encoding 30S ribosomal protein S13, producing the protein MARIAGVDLPREKRVEVALTYIFGIGRPTSQKILSATGVDVNTRVRDLTEDEVAKLREYIDKTVKVEGDLRREISLNIKRLMEIGCFRGIRHRRGLPVRGQRTKTNARTRKGPRRTVANKKK; encoded by the coding sequence ATGGCACGTATTGCAGGCGTTGACTTGCCGCGCGAAAAACGCGTTGAAGTCGCTCTTACCTACATCTTTGGTATTGGCCGCCCCACGTCTCAAAAAATTCTGTCCGCCACTGGCGTAGATGTGAACACTCGTGTTCGTGATCTGACAGAAGACGAAGTTGCTAAACTTCGTGAGTACATTGACAAAACCGTGAAGGTGGAAGGCGATCTCCGTCGTGAGATTTCCTTGAACATCAAGCGCCTGATGGAAATCGGCTGCTTCCGCGGTATTCGTCATCGTCGTGGACTTCCAGTTCGCGGTCAACGTACTAAAACAAATGCTCGTACGCGTAAAGGTCCACGCCGTACAGTAGCTAACAAGAAGAAGTAA
- the rpsK gene encoding 30S ribosomal protein S11, with protein MAKRKQATAARTRRRDRKNVEVGVAHIRSTFNNTIVTITDPHGNAISWSSAGALGFKGSRKSTPFAAQMAAEAAARVAMEHGMRSLEVSVKGPGAGREAAIRSLQATGLEVNMIKDVTPIPHNGCRPPKRRRV; from the coding sequence ATGGCGAAAAGAAAACAGGCTACAGCTGCTCGTACCCGTCGTCGTGACCGTAAGAATGTTGAAGTCGGCGTAGCACACATCCGTTCTACATTCAACAACACGATTGTGACGATCACTGACCCACACGGAAACGCGATCTCTTGGTCCAGTGCTGGTGCCCTCGGTTTCAAGGGTTCCCGCAAAAGCACTCCATTTGCTGCGCAAATGGCTGCTGAAGCGGCTGCTCGTGTTGCGATGGAACACGGCATGCGTTCTCTTGAAGTATCAGTAAAAGGCCCAGGTGCTGGTCGTGAAGCTGCGATCCGTTCCCTGCAAGCTACTGGTCTTGAAGTGAACATGATTAAAGACGTGACGCCAATTCCGCACAACGGTTGCCGTCCACCAAAACGTCGCCGCGTGTAA